A stretch of Bifidobacterium sp. ESL0704 DNA encodes these proteins:
- a CDS encoding UvrD-helicase domain-containing protein, with translation MKPSDGNNRDDAGHGPTVAATNTDSPEQSAVINAPEDADVLVVAGAGSGKTYTMTRRIINLIEVGVPPEKILGLTFTRKAASELLGRVSGAVAENARTGEAAAAAAGASHRANVFLKPQVSTYDAFFQSIVRQYGLLVGFDQNTQPLSEAGAHQLAVTVIDENMDILRGQGFGGFSDIVTKVLGLSNAISGSMIGEHCVSVPDAIARIRAWDQAFIAQMDTAIGDEVVPQDEPKPGKPPKRRKKDSDERFAERIAEYRATYHALAVFRSAGARAVAQKREILLTLVERYHERKQQLNMAEFNDFTVAAYALITRFPSIGERLRHRYTHVLLDEYQDTSTTQAALIAALFHPYGSASRSGCSAVNAVGDPFQSIYAWRGASPGAFRMFQRDFGMDEAARPFSLSVTRRNARVVLEAANDLTQPLRTPQAMPSSSPMHEVAVPALTTIDGAKEGTLGVLGFDTLGQEIDAVARFAKTSIARHTPKDPGRKDVRPHVAVLFRGKSTMPQFAEGLRKAGLTTLTVGYSALLDRPEIRDVLALLHVIADHTDSGALMRLLATPRFGLGSHDLNALARLASRRNDEYRFRALAQAGLVPADAKPDQRAKLVAEHRDQVPNMVFLADTLSDDKLVATLDSPRVASLFSASGLAAIRHAAGVLRQVNAVVNHGLVEIIETAVEALDLDIDTVVALALEESGSRVEPALARSPMNALVDLVNTYTREITEGATPTLRGFVSWVDSLKTIPDETAAVPGDPVDVVLMTIHQSKGLEWDSVAIVGMKATSFPSNQGDKLKVELDENHIGGLKDGVWQAPQYRETANTWLDDPAAVPVPVRADANILPRFPHDAGVGDDPLAALQELSSVETMGNESEGLMRVFDTIDEEDNAFGTDGTSGAGGKPYLSQQEEYGRRLHADERRLAYVALTRAREEVLMTYSRHAELSRDPGAAGTGHDSKPSNFLTEVHDALAYRDDVAVVEAETQTSAGDNDDLTDIESADAADILQNDNPSIAHVGDAEAGNTIGADSSVLRTLSELNAPKPDGLFVGSHAKEYEQAVVEEAWQTPLDRDGEQADETLPWPASLSEGMAARLRRSAAVARQAHERLVAQVEDGKAGKDGKAGKDGKAGKDGKAGKDGKAGKAGDNAKRAVAGETCETPTGSATRSVTQDGNDAVALAVDRIAAELPEGQSLAERTRMLLADNDLMPSMQIVQNGGDGAFAAGTERSGAKGGVCENVNALDVEVRRRGERILAGRRQNVTSLQASAGNMSKKESRNYWRALVRPIPRVASPAAEAGTRLHAWAQRFVDAFGADEVAETPADDGVSAIAIGGVSETRASLIADLVQAETHPQAGQSATDRKILTWQRRLVESRWASRRPYAAEEQIVVAIAELGDRIVNGKLDAVFYGGLDVDDPTKRFTIVDWKTGKRPMTQEDIDRKLAQLDMYRLMFSQMKNIPLDSIDATLYYLDVAREDRREEHAKPKSKLEILRELNAGIPVASDED, from the coding sequence ATGAAGCCGTCCGACGGCAATAACCGTGACGATGCGGGCCATGGGCCCACAGTCGCCGCGACCAATACCGACAGTCCCGAGCAGTCCGCGGTCATCAACGCGCCCGAGGACGCCGACGTACTCGTGGTCGCCGGTGCCGGGTCCGGCAAGACCTACACCATGACCCGCCGCATCATCAACCTGATCGAGGTCGGCGTGCCGCCCGAGAAGATCCTCGGCCTCACGTTCACGCGCAAGGCCGCCTCCGAGCTGCTGGGCCGCGTTTCGGGCGCCGTGGCCGAAAACGCCAGGACGGGCGAGGCTGCGGCGGCCGCTGCCGGCGCTTCGCACCGTGCCAACGTGTTCCTCAAACCCCAGGTCTCCACCTACGATGCCTTCTTCCAGTCCATTGTGCGTCAATACGGCCTTCTGGTCGGCTTTGACCAGAACACCCAGCCATTGAGCGAGGCCGGAGCCCACCAGCTTGCCGTCACCGTCATCGATGAGAACATGGACATCCTGCGCGGGCAGGGTTTCGGCGGTTTTTCCGATATCGTCACCAAGGTGCTGGGGCTTTCCAACGCCATCAGCGGTTCGATGATCGGCGAGCATTGCGTGAGCGTTCCCGATGCCATCGCCCGTATACGTGCGTGGGACCAGGCGTTCATCGCGCAAATGGACACCGCCATCGGCGATGAGGTGGTGCCGCAGGACGAACCGAAGCCCGGCAAACCCCCGAAGCGCAGGAAAAAGGACAGCGACGAGCGATTCGCCGAACGTATCGCCGAGTATCGTGCCACCTACCATGCCCTGGCCGTTTTCCGCAGTGCCGGAGCACGTGCCGTCGCGCAGAAACGTGAGATCCTGTTGACCTTGGTCGAGCGTTACCACGAGCGCAAACAGCAGCTCAATATGGCGGAATTCAACGATTTCACCGTCGCCGCCTATGCATTGATCACCCGTTTCCCCTCGATAGGCGAGCGTCTGCGTCATCGCTATACCCATGTCCTGCTTGACGAATATCAGGACACGTCCACCACCCAGGCTGCGCTGATTGCCGCCTTGTTCCATCCTTATGGTTCTGCATCGCGGTCAGGCTGTTCCGCGGTCAACGCCGTCGGCGATCCCTTCCAGTCCATCTATGCCTGGAGAGGTGCAAGCCCCGGAGCGTTCCGCATGTTCCAACGTGATTTCGGCATGGATGAGGCCGCCAGGCCGTTTTCGTTGAGCGTCACCCGACGCAATGCCAGAGTGGTTCTCGAGGCGGCCAACGACTTGACCCAACCGCTGCGTACGCCCCAGGCGATGCCGTCGAGCTCGCCGATGCATGAGGTGGCGGTGCCGGCGCTGACCACCATTGACGGGGCCAAGGAAGGCACGCTGGGTGTGCTTGGTTTCGATACGCTTGGCCAGGAAATCGACGCCGTCGCGCGTTTCGCCAAAACCTCCATCGCTAGGCACACGCCCAAAGATCCGGGCCGCAAGGACGTCCGCCCGCATGTGGCCGTCCTGTTTAGAGGCAAGAGCACCATGCCGCAATTCGCCGAAGGGCTGCGTAAAGCGGGACTGACGACGCTGACCGTCGGCTATTCGGCGCTCCTGGACCGTCCCGAAATCCGTGATGTGCTGGCCTTGCTGCATGTCATCGCCGATCACACGGACTCAGGTGCCCTGATGCGTCTTTTGGCAACGCCGCGCTTCGGGCTGGGCAGCCATGACCTGAACGCTTTGGCCAGGCTCGCCAGCCGTCGCAACGACGAATACCGGTTCCGTGCACTGGCCCAGGCCGGGCTGGTGCCGGCCGATGCCAAACCGGACCAGAGGGCGAAACTGGTCGCCGAGCATCGCGATCAGGTGCCCAACATGGTCTTTCTTGCCGATACTCTGAGCGACGACAAGCTTGTGGCGACCTTGGATTCGCCTCGTGTCGCCTCGCTTTTCAGCGCGTCCGGACTTGCCGCCATCCGTCATGCGGCGGGAGTTTTGCGGCAGGTCAATGCCGTTGTCAACCACGGTCTGGTCGAAATCATCGAAACCGCCGTCGAAGCGCTCGATCTCGATATCGACACGGTCGTGGCGCTTGCGCTTGAGGAATCTGGGAGCCGGGTCGAGCCCGCTTTGGCGCGTTCGCCGATGAACGCCCTGGTGGACTTGGTCAACACCTATACACGGGAAATCACGGAGGGGGCAACGCCTACGCTGCGCGGGTTCGTTTCCTGGGTGGATTCGCTCAAGACCATCCCCGACGAAACCGCGGCGGTTCCGGGCGACCCGGTCGACGTGGTGCTGATGACCATCCACCAGTCCAAGGGTCTCGAATGGGATTCCGTGGCCATTGTCGGCATGAAGGCCACGAGTTTCCCGTCCAATCAGGGCGACAAACTCAAGGTCGAATTGGATGAGAATCATATCGGCGGTTTGAAAGACGGCGTCTGGCAAGCCCCGCAATATCGTGAGACGGCCAATACCTGGCTTGATGACCCGGCGGCCGTGCCTGTGCCGGTACGTGCCGATGCCAATATCCTTCCCCGATTCCCGCACGATGCAGGTGTCGGCGACGATCCACTTGCGGCCCTGCAGGAGCTTTCCAGCGTGGAGACGATGGGCAACGAGTCCGAGGGGCTGATGCGGGTCTTCGACACGATTGATGAGGAAGACAATGCTTTTGGGACGGATGGAACCTCTGGAGCCGGCGGTAAGCCGTACCTTTCCCAACAGGAGGAATACGGCCGGCGGCTGCATGCCGACGAACGCCGGCTGGCCTACGTCGCCTTGACGCGTGCCCGCGAGGAGGTGCTGATGACCTACAGCCGTCACGCCGAACTCTCGCGAGATCCCGGTGCGGCCGGCACGGGTCACGATTCCAAACCGTCGAATTTCCTTACCGAGGTGCATGACGCTTTGGCATATAGGGATGATGTGGCCGTGGTCGAAGCCGAAACACAAACCTCCGCTGGCGATAATGACGATTTGACCGACATCGAAAGTGCGGATGCCGCGGATATATTGCAAAACGACAATCCGTCGATCGCTCATGTCGGCGATGCCGAAGCCGGGAATACGATCGGTGCCGATTCGTCGGTTCTCCGCACGTTATCGGAATTGAACGCGCCCAAGCCAGACGGCCTCTTCGTCGGCTCCCATGCCAAGGAATACGAACAGGCCGTTGTCGAGGAAGCTTGGCAAACGCCTCTTGACCGGGATGGGGAGCAAGCGGATGAGACGTTGCCGTGGCCTGCATCGTTGAGTGAGGGGATGGCGGCTCGGCTGCGTCGTTCGGCCGCGGTGGCCCGGCAGGCGCACGAGCGTCTTGTTGCGCAAGTCGAGGACGGCAAAGCCGGTAAGGATGGCAAAGCCGGTAAGGACGGCAAAGCCGGTAAGGACGGCAAAGCCGGTAAGGACGGCAAAGCAGGCAAAGCCGGTGATAACGCTAAGCGTGCCGTTGCGGGCGAAACTTGCGAAACTCCGACCGGCTCTGCAACCCGATCCGTCACGCAAGACGGGAACGATGCCGTCGCGCTTGCGGTTGACCGCATAGCCGCTGAGCTGCCCGAAGGCCAATCACTTGCCGAACGTACGCGTATGCTGTTAGCCGACAACGATCTGATGCCATCGATGCAAATCGTGCAAAACGGTGGCGATGGTGCTTTCGCGGCGGGAACCGAACGCTCTGGTGCCAAAGGTGGCGTCTGCGAAAACGTGAATGCTCTGGATGTCGAGGTGCGTCGTCGCGGCGAGCGTATTCTTGCCGGCCGTCGGCAGAATGTCACCTCGTTGCAGGCCAGTGCAGGCAATATGAGCAAGAAGGAGAGCCGGAATTATTGGCGCGCTCTTGTGCGTCCGATTCCCCGTGTCGCGTCGCCTGCCGCCGAAGCCGGTACGCGATTGCACGCATGGGCGCAACGCTTCGTCGATGCGTTCGGGGCCGATGAGGTTGCCGAGACACCCGCAGACGATGGCGTTTCGGCAATCGCCATCGGTGGCGTCAGTGAGACCCGTGCCTCGCTGATCGCCGATCTCGTCCAGGCCGAAACGCATCCGCAAGCCGGCCAAAGCGCGACGGACCGCAAAATCCTGACATGGCAGCGCCGACTGGTCGAAAGCCGTTGGGCGTCCCGGCGTCCGTATGCGGCCGAAGAGCAGATTGTCGTCGCGATTGCCGAACTCGGCGACCGCATTGTCAACGGCAAGCTCGACGCGGTGTTCTACGGCGGACTTGATGTCGACGACCCGACGAAACGGTTCACCATCGTCGATTGGAAAACCGGTAAGAGGCCGATGACGCAGGAGGATATCGACCGGAAACTGGCGCAGCTCGACATGTACCGGCTGATGTTTTCGCAAATGAAGAACATTCCGTTGGACAGCATCGACGCCACATTGTATTATCTTGACGTGGCCCGCGAGGATCGTCGTGAGGAGCATGCCAAGCCAAAATCCAAGCTTGAGATTTTGAGGGAGCTGAACGCCGGAATCCCGGTGGCCAGTGACGAAGATTAG
- a CDS encoding PD-(D/E)XK nuclease family protein has protein sequence MVMSGNDTLDFSGYVAMDAAKTMLDDASETHARTLLVAGAPCSGKTGFALAATLEGILRFGDGKVSMAVSGRQAADRLSDRIIRTVSSTSTARPVTTLSAIAFRLLSAWREGGRQPLPKLLNGAEQDALLRQVVAVHVGHARSGELCDTCELMRQYFAADDWVDTVYGERAGESADRLHGAGSGRQGAKAGGAQGLPRSVSQGAGSSDVLFARGVNDAFVMQLRDMLARMDELGLGASREDEVLRSLTDLQDVEGEYRLRDERLGVQWRLAFALRREYVQAVVDGYPGQFRLDSSRLLVEGAQAAAQVPDAVLPEFVVIDDFQDLTLAGLSFLEALARRGVRLLLVGNPDEAVQTFRGSYPEYLFMRAQQPLLSAELLTLPVRRICQTTSVPEGSCESQDGGSGDGPLDSTDDNGIAAAGVSGVVGHRNDGEPALRDDAAASSSYLDLLASRVSLSIAANEDTSVALPDRPGKLPRVSASLPIETLEANDSRPEDGSVETLLYRNPREELDDVVWRIKEAHLSSGCQWNDFAVIAHDNDTVRAFGERLRGDGVPVRYSAVTRPLKDDPSVQGLFALLELARLRHDGIDASGMSLTQTARYVRSRVQTLLESPLVSLRSSSAAYTSSLPARLSPVESVMKAVASLAQVVGVEANGDNGSSDGEEIGQSVDVTAQLPHLQAAWKTLRDRLVVQRKEGDIEVDDSLLEGETRQDEADMPFGLDAMYIMLAFDEPEKDSGKNAVADEQEGDDAMAHAEADDTGDASAVLDLIGKVGGDLYSRAFAHVWDLVAAVEQGLRALPSSEPQYALGLAWEACHVAEAWQCQALANNADGRAANDRLDVMMRLFAYASGTGAEQSVGDFISSVRSMRIEADSLAKVAPVDQAVTLTTPAGAAGSHWRFVFIAAIQQDVWPNLAARNTMFGGENLADIVLHGGMRDEHEPGRAGGDPELAQVLSAEQKSFLVALTRAGERVTLSAVLSDDTVPSDFLYTYVPERFDRVLDADPTTRDYTPLADSGRFAGLDADPRGLVAASRIELMRQSDAIANEKGKGADSPDFAAGPSPSGAMPDAVSSARVRDAAVSLALLDDAGLEAADPESWPYTFDTQDETSVRSEAVQQTNVRKSSQSDQPVSSSASQAVRPPRHASNNNDSSSLAPTVTLSPSQVDRIWACPVCWMLESQFAGPRPSNAATSFGTLIHKVAQLASEAGLDAPDFLAQKPENERIEAITARLMDMYRELADDLGAIDDPEQRYRAESKDEGARQTLADIATYFVTSNDKDYPYANLKNFTVGRLQRADSEYEFAAKFGLDDICAAYNAIEGIEPIGVDDLAGIMGVLNGGWPEAMSLDLQVRLTGRIDRMEWRDLGDGKEHIRLIDWKTGHKHTAKQMFNDLQLVCYQLGLAFPEANRSQNHGEGATSTALPNAGLHGAEALKAMPDITQSALFDVDEATAPALSYRTPETLFQPPLFHGGALNGTGFTPRSHYSDLQKLADIPDLPSEAPQGVSGHAWQGFLSLRGTQAVWALTMISRIFYAAAASRSSVLVARPQPDHVAWCHMKTVCPACAGEVDTIYEVRRG, from the coding sequence ATGGTTATGAGCGGGAACGATACGTTGGATTTCAGTGGTTACGTCGCAATGGATGCGGCGAAAACGATGCTGGATGATGCCTCCGAAACCCATGCCCGCACGCTTCTGGTGGCGGGCGCGCCGTGCTCGGGGAAAACCGGGTTCGCGCTGGCGGCAACGCTGGAAGGTATCTTGCGATTCGGTGACGGCAAGGTTTCCATGGCCGTTTCAGGCAGACAGGCGGCCGACAGGCTTTCCGACCGAATCATTCGTACCGTCAGCTCCACTTCCACCGCCCGGCCAGTGACCACGCTATCGGCCATCGCTTTCCGTCTGCTTTCGGCATGGAGGGAGGGCGGCCGTCAACCCCTGCCGAAACTCTTGAACGGGGCGGAGCAGGATGCCTTGTTGCGCCAAGTGGTTGCGGTGCATGTCGGCCATGCCAGAAGCGGGGAGTTGTGCGACACCTGCGAACTCATGCGCCAGTATTTCGCTGCGGATGACTGGGTCGATACCGTCTATGGCGAACGTGCGGGCGAGAGCGCCGATCGGCTGCATGGGGCTGGCTCTGGCAGGCAAGGCGCGAAGGCGGGTGGTGCGCAGGGGCTGCCTCGCTCGGTTTCGCAAGGTGCCGGTTCCAGCGATGTCCTGTTCGCGCGCGGGGTCAACGATGCGTTTGTCATGCAATTGCGTGATATGCTGGCCCGCATGGACGAGCTGGGCCTGGGGGCCTCGCGTGAGGACGAGGTCCTCCGCTCGCTGACGGACTTACAGGATGTCGAGGGCGAATACCGCCTGCGCGATGAGCGGCTTGGCGTCCAGTGGCGGTTGGCGTTCGCCTTGCGTCGTGAATACGTGCAGGCGGTGGTCGACGGCTATCCGGGCCAGTTCCGGCTTGATTCCTCCCGGCTGTTGGTTGAAGGTGCGCAGGCGGCCGCACAGGTCCCTGATGCCGTGCTGCCGGAATTTGTGGTAATTGACGACTTTCAGGATCTGACGCTGGCCGGGCTGTCGTTCCTGGAGGCGTTGGCACGACGTGGCGTGAGGCTGCTGTTGGTGGGCAATCCCGACGAAGCCGTACAGACCTTCCGTGGTTCCTACCCTGAGTATCTGTTCATGCGTGCGCAGCAGCCCCTGCTTTCGGCCGAATTGCTGACCTTGCCTGTGCGAAGGATCTGTCAGACCACGAGCGTTCCGGAAGGTTCTTGCGAATCGCAGGACGGGGGAAGCGGCGATGGTCCGCTGGATTCGACGGATGACAACGGCATCGCGGCAGCCGGCGTCTCCGGGGTCGTGGGGCACCGCAATGATGGCGAACCGGCTTTGCGCGATGATGCTGCCGCTTCGTCGTCATATCTTGATCTGCTTGCCTCGCGCGTTTCGCTTTCCATCGCCGCAAACGAGGATACTTCCGTTGCATTGCCCGACCGGCCGGGGAAATTGCCGCGTGTCTCGGCAAGTCTGCCCATCGAGACCTTGGAGGCGAACGATTCGAGGCCGGAGGACGGCAGCGTAGAGACCCTGCTGTACCGCAACCCGCGTGAGGAGCTGGACGACGTCGTCTGGCGCATCAAGGAAGCCCATCTTTCTTCCGGTTGTCAGTGGAACGATTTCGCGGTGATCGCCCACGACAACGATACGGTACGCGCGTTCGGCGAGCGGCTGCGAGGCGACGGGGTGCCGGTGCGTTATTCGGCGGTCACCAGGCCGCTGAAGGACGATCCGAGCGTGCAGGGCTTGTTCGCGTTGCTGGAATTGGCGAGGTTGCGCCACGACGGCATTGACGCTTCCGGCATGTCGTTGACGCAAACGGCGAGATATGTGCGCAGTCGCGTGCAGACGTTGTTGGAAAGCCCGTTGGTCTCTCTCCGTTCGTCTTCGGCGGCTTACACCTCGTCCCTTCCCGCGCGTCTGTCTCCGGTGGAATCGGTGATGAAGGCCGTCGCCTCGTTGGCACAGGTGGTCGGCGTGGAGGCGAACGGGGACAACGGTTCGTCGGATGGCGAGGAAATCGGGCAGTCTGTGGACGTCACCGCGCAACTGCCACATCTGCAAGCCGCTTGGAAGACGTTGCGAGATCGGCTGGTCGTGCAACGCAAGGAAGGCGATATCGAGGTCGATGACAGTCTTCTTGAAGGTGAAACCCGACAGGACGAGGCCGACATGCCTTTCGGCTTGGACGCGATGTATATCATGTTGGCATTCGATGAGCCAGAAAAGGACTCCGGAAAGAATGCCGTTGCCGACGAGCAGGAGGGCGACGACGCAATGGCGCACGCCGAAGCCGATGACACCGGCGATGCCTCAGCGGTTTTGGATTTGATCGGCAAGGTGGGCGGTGACCTCTATTCCCGTGCCTTCGCCCACGTCTGGGATTTGGTGGCTGCCGTCGAGCAGGGGTTGCGGGCCTTGCCCAGCAGTGAGCCCCAGTATGCGCTCGGGCTGGCTTGGGAGGCTTGCCACGTGGCCGAAGCTTGGCAGTGTCAGGCGCTCGCGAACAACGCCGATGGCCGCGCCGCCAACGACCGGCTCGACGTGATGATGCGGCTTTTCGCCTACGCGTCCGGAACGGGAGCGGAGCAAAGCGTCGGAGATTTCATTTCCAGCGTCCGTTCGATGCGCATTGAGGCTGATTCGTTGGCCAAGGTCGCGCCCGTCGACCAGGCGGTCACGCTCACCACGCCGGCCGGTGCGGCAGGTAGTCATTGGCGCTTCGTGTTCATCGCGGCAATCCAGCAGGATGTCTGGCCGAACCTTGCCGCGCGCAACACCATGTTCGGCGGCGAGAATCTTGCCGACATCGTCTTGCACGGCGGTATGCGAGACGAGCATGAGCCGGGCAGGGCAGGGGGCGATCCCGAACTCGCCCAGGTGCTTTCGGCCGAGCAGAAAAGCTTCCTGGTGGCGCTGACGAGGGCGGGCGAACGGGTGACGTTGAGCGCGGTGCTGAGCGACGATACCGTGCCTTCCGATTTCCTGTATACCTATGTGCCCGAACGCTTTGACCGCGTGCTTGATGCCGATCCGACGACCCGGGATTACACGCCGCTTGCGGATTCCGGACGCTTCGCCGGCCTTGACGCCGATCCTCGTGGGCTCGTGGCCGCCTCACGTATCGAGCTGATGCGTCAGAGCGATGCCATTGCAAACGAGAAGGGCAAGGGCGCCGATTCGCCTGACTTTGCGGCCGGGCCGTCGCCATCGGGCGCCATGCCCGATGCCGTGTCTTCGGCGCGCGTTCGGGATGCCGCCGTGTCGCTGGCACTGCTTGACGATGCCGGGCTTGAAGCGGCCGATCCCGAAAGCTGGCCGTATACCTTCGATACGCAAGACGAAACGAGTGTGCGTTCAGAGGCCGTGCAGCAAACGAATGTCCGGAAATCATCGCAATCCGATCAGCCTGTTTCATCCTCGGCCTCACAGGCTGTCCGGCCTCCACGCCATGCGTCGAACAATAATGATTCATCGTCTTTGGCTCCTACGGTGACGCTTTCCCCCTCGCAGGTCGACCGCATCTGGGCTTGCCCGGTCTGCTGGATGCTGGAAAGCCAGTTCGCCGGCCCGCGGCCGTCCAATGCGGCCACGAGTTTCGGCACCCTGATCCACAAGGTCGCCCAACTTGCCAGCGAAGCCGGCTTGGATGCCCCCGATTTTTTGGCACAAAAGCCCGAAAACGAACGTATCGAGGCGATTACGGCTCGCTTGATGGATATGTATCGTGAGCTTGCCGACGACCTGGGTGCCATCGATGACCCTGAGCAGCGCTATCGCGCGGAAAGCAAGGATGAGGGCGCGCGGCAGACGCTTGCCGATATCGCGACCTACTTTGTGACTTCAAACGACAAGGATTATCCCTACGCCAATCTCAAGAACTTCACTGTTGGCCGTCTGCAGCGGGCGGATAGCGAGTACGAGTTCGCGGCAAAGTTCGGGCTGGATGATATCTGTGCGGCCTATAACGCCATCGAGGGCATCGAGCCGATTGGTGTTGATGACCTGGCGGGCATTATGGGCGTGCTCAACGGCGGCTGGCCCGAGGCCATGAGCCTGGATCTGCAGGTGCGCCTGACCGGACGCATCGACCGTATGGAATGGCGGGATCTGGGCGACGGCAAAGAGCATATACGTCTGATTGATTGGAAAACCGGGCACAAGCATACAGCCAAGCAGATGTTCAACGATCTGCAGCTGGTCTGCTACCAACTCGGCCTGGCGTTCCCCGAGGCGAATCGTTCGCAGAACCACGGGGAAGGCGCGACTTCGACGGCTCTGCCCAACGCAGGATTGCATGGTGCCGAGGCGCTCAAGGCCATGCCCGACATCACCCAAAGCGCCTTGTTCGACGTCGATGAGGCCACGGCTCCGGCCTTGAGCTATCGAACCCCCGAAACGCTTTTCCAACCCCCGCTTTTCCATGGCGGAGCGTTGAACGGCACGGGTTTCACACCGCGCAGCCATTATTCCGACTTGCAAAAACTGGCGGATATTCCCGATTTGCCATCCGAGGCTCCACAAGGTGTGAGTGGGCATGCCTGGCAGGGGTTCCTCTCGTTGCGCGGTACCCAGGCGGTATGGGCGCTGACCATGATCTCGCGTATTTTCTATGCTGCGGCGGCCTCGCGTTCGAGTGTGTTGGTCGCCCGTCCTCAGCCCGACCACGTGGCTTGGTGCCATATGAAAACGGTGTGCCCGGCCTGTGCCGGTGAGGTGGATACGATCTATGAAGTCAGGAGGGGCTGA
- a CDS encoding GNAT family N-acetyltransferase yields the protein MIMEEHGRMEHVEQGDAGIGVVYSPMIWSDVEAITRQFDETWGHYALLGDNQKLSLLLSYHFVLHYIEPATRGEIAHKNGQFMGVVLSRVSGQPVMFGNVAQEMAKIDERLNSIPAGRKALMDTELGFEIERRMERQTGINDKAPAEVELFLVSSASRGQGVGGQLWSRTMEYFERAHEPMFYLHTDSDCDVSFYDRHGMKRIAEREEQRHPDDGRDRGMAPTKMFIYAGVPAKVKQTVS from the coding sequence ATGATTATGGAGGAACACGGACGTATGGAACATGTTGAGCAAGGCGATGCCGGAATCGGAGTGGTCTATTCCCCGATGATCTGGAGTGATGTAGAGGCCATCACCCGGCAGTTCGATGAGACCTGGGGCCATTATGCGCTGCTGGGTGACAATCAAAAGCTTTCGCTGCTTCTTTCCTACCATTTTGTGTTGCATTATATCGAGCCGGCGACGCGAGGCGAAATCGCGCACAAAAACGGCCAATTCATGGGGGTCGTGCTTTCGCGGGTCTCCGGCCAGCCGGTGATGTTCGGCAACGTTGCGCAGGAAATGGCGAAAATCGACGAACGGCTCAACTCGATTCCGGCTGGGCGCAAGGCGCTGATGGATACGGAACTGGGCTTCGAGATCGAGCGGCGTATGGAACGCCAGACCGGTATCAACGACAAGGCGCCCGCCGAAGTCGAGCTTTTCCTGGTGTCCTCGGCCTCCCGCGGCCAAGGCGTCGGCGGCCAGCTGTGGAGCCGCACCATGGAGTATTTCGAGCGCGCGCACGAGCCGATGTTCTACCTGCATACCGATTCGGATTGCGACGTGAGCTTCTACGATCGTCACGGGATGAAGCGCATCGCCGAACGGGAGGAACAACGCCATCCCGATGATGGCCGCGACCGCGGGATGGCCCCGACCAAGATGTTCATCTATGCCGGCGTTCCCGCAAAGGTCAAGCAGACCGTTTCATAA